In Nymphaea colorata isolate Beijing-Zhang1983 chromosome 3, ASM883128v2, whole genome shotgun sequence, a genomic segment contains:
- the LOC126409871 gene encoding uncharacterized protein LOC126409871 encodes MAVSSFMAPKRENPSASSITRKEMSPLRQADASVASDEKMEWSHFIGVGGKGLSAISILTPGCSNSNQPFGEVGSFLSERRTEGEETEKEEKIQKISLWAISEFDSWFTLLCDIEVQTCVWIQQLSASVSIVRIFLLSYYCLLASNLVMKPINVVKWDEAKGSVELVK; translated from the exons ATGGCGGTTTCTTCCTTCATGGCACCTAAAAGGGAAAACCCCTCTGCGTCGTCGATTACCCGGAAAGAAATGTCACCTTTGAGGCAGGCTGATGCTTCTGTTGCAAGCGATGAGAAGATGGAGTGGAGTCATTTCATCGGTGTGGGCGGCAAAGGCCTGTCCGCTATCTCGATTCTCACTCCCGG CTGTTCAAATTCCAACCAGCCATTCGGGGAGGTTGGGAGTTTTTTGTCAG AGAGGCGAACAGAGGGAGAGGAgacagaaaaagaggaaaagattcAAAAGATCAGTTTATGGGCAATATCAGAATTTGACAGCTGGTTCACTCTTTTATGTGATATTGAAGTTCAGACTTGTGTGTGGATCCAACAGTTAAGTGCCTCTGTATCCATTGTAagaatttttttgctttcttattaTTGCTTGCTAGCTAGTAATCTGGTGATGAAGCCcatcaatgttgttaaatggGATGAGGCGAAGGGAAGCGTTGAGCTTGTCAAGTGA